The nucleotide window ATTCTCTCCTTCATGTCTCCACCTATCTCCTTTTACTCGTCCACTGTTTCTCGTCTTTGTTCATCTCGCTGCGCGGAAGCATCTCTTgactgcacacgcaccctttccttcgctcctctccttctctctgcccaCCAGTCTCTGACTagcgctctcttcttctctgcttgtgCAGGCGAAGAGCAGTGGAGGGGGTCATCAGCGCGCAATTCATTCGATTTCGGCTGGGACAGGTATGGCTattagagagagaggaagcagtAGGACCACAGACGAAGGGAaacctcttcttcgcctcccacGCATTCTTTCTCTGAGTGTGTgagtgcatgtgtgtgtgtgtgtgtgggtgcgcgtcAGTCTAGCGCTTATACACCATTGCGGACAGGGCCATCCTCATTTTCTCCTTCAGCTCACGAGCATCCACAAGGAAACGGGCAGCGGTATAGGGACTGCCTTTCCTTCACTCCTCTCGCCATACACATATAAGGGGACCTCAACAACCTGTGCAGCTCGCCATGTTCGTCTATCTCAGCAAGCGCATCGCCATGCCTAATGGCGTGAAGGTGACATCCATTGCGTGGAGCGAGGAGCAGGGGTGGCTGGCGTGCGGCGGGGAGAAGGGGTTGCTGAAGGTGCTCAAGGTGGACGGCGGCCCGCAGGGTCAGAGGTCCGGCGGTCTCTCCTCAAGCCAGACGCTGGAGGGACACGACACCACTGTCGACCTGGTCACGTGGAATCAGCAGTACTGCAAGCTCACAAGCAGCGACGTCAGTGGCCGCATTATTGTGTGGATGCTGCACAAGGGGATGTGGTTTGAGGAGATGGTGAACAACCGCAACACCAGCCGCGTCGTCGACTTTTCCTGGAACCCGTCAGGGACGAAGATTTGCATTGCCTACGAGGATGGCGCTGTCATTGTCGGCGGTGTGGAAGGCAACCGCTACTGGGGCCGTGAACTGCCCTACAAGCTGGCAAAGGTGTGCTGGAGCGCTGACGGCCACTTCATCCTCTTCGGCACCACGGAGGGCGACGTCTATGTGCACGACGCGTCCAGCGGCGGACAGCTTAGCCAGGTCGAGATTCAGTGCAAAGATACCGATGCCCTGTCCCCGCTGGCCGGGCTGTCGTGGCACCCAGCGTGGGTGGAGCGACCAGAGCCACTGGCGACGCTTGCCGTTTGCTACCAGCACGGCAGAATTCAGCTCATGGCCAGCATCGGCGACGAGGCGCCGTACGTCATGGACAGCGACATTCCCATTCAATTCGTTTCGTGGAACCCACACGGCACGGTGCTCGCTGTCTCCGCCGTCATGCCGACCGCCACAGTGGACGCGTCCCTTGTTGTCACGCAGTTCTTCAGCAACGAGGGCATCCACCTACGCACGCTTCGGGTGGCTGGTAAGCAGTGCGGCGGCATCGCGTGGgaaggcggcggcctccGCGTCGCCATTGCCGTCGACGCCTCCGTGTACTTCGCGAATGTGCGGCCCGAGTACAAGTACTGCTACTTCAAGAAGACCGTCGTCTTTGCCTTCACGGTGCCAGACAAGATCGAAGAGAGTGTCATGTTTTGGAATGTCCACACAAACGAGCGGAGGATGAAGAGCGTGCGTGGCTTACAGTACCTTAGCGCGTGGAAGGACGCCTGCGTGCTGGTCAGCTGCcccgacgcggcgcagcaacaACGCATGATCCAGCTGGTGAACGCCATTGGCAGCCCGCTGGAGACGCGCTTCGTTGACATGGAGCTGTACACGTACGACATGAATTCCTCCGTCGTCGTGTGCTGCGGTGATGAGTCCGTCTATATCTGGCAGTTCCGCGACCCCGGCACGGCGGTGGACGCGCTCGACCCCATCTCGATGCAGGCAAGCCGGGCCGAGAGCCTGGAGCGCATTATCCACATAGACGATATCGTCCGTAGCGACACGGTGCCGACGATGAAGGCGCGTTCGGCTCTCACAAATGATCTCAtctgtgctgtgtgtgtcagcGAGACGCACATGTTTGTCTCTCGCGAGTCCGGGACCCTGCACGTCTATCAGCTCaacccgctgcagctcgtctcCAAGTGTATCCTGCCCACTCGTGCGCAGTCTATGTCAGTGAACTGCAACTCGAGACAGCTGGCCGTCATCGACCTCGGTGGCGTCACTAGATTGTATTCAATGGAGCGGGAGAAGTTCTCGCTTGTGCCGTTCAAGGCCGAGCCGATCGACGGGGTCGAGCTAAAAGACGTGTGGAACCTGCGCTGGGCCGTCGACGACCCGTACCGCTTTgcggtgatggagaagaCGCGCATGCTCGTGTACAACCATGGCGTCGCGGAGGAGCCAGTGCAGTCGTGCGCGAATCTGTGCAGGTTCAAGTCGCTCAAAAtccgcacgctgcagctggacgAGCTCCTCCTTGATCCGGAGCGGCCCCGCAAGGACTACGTGGTTGACTttgaggcgcagctgctgcgtgagatgcgcgccgtgctgcgcgacagcACTGTCAAGGAGGCGTACGAGTTTGCCGAGTTGCACAACAACGAGAAACTGtgggagctgctggcggagcaCGCGCTCTTCCAGCTGGACTTCACTTACGCCGAGGTGGGATTCATCCACTGTAAGGACTACTCTGCTATTCAGTTTGTGAAGCGGGTCCGCAACCTTGACGACCCGAAGAAGCAGCTGGCCGAGGTGAACGCCTACTACCACCATTTTgacgaggcggagcggctcTACAAGGACGTGGACCGCAAGGATTTGGCACTGGACCTGCGCTACCGTCTCGGCGACTGGTTCGGCGTCGTGCGGCTTGTACaggagggcggcggtgacgaggcA belongs to Leishmania panamensis strain MHOM/PA/94/PSC-1 chromosome 8 sequence and includes:
- a CDS encoding hypothetical protein (TriTrypDB/GeneDB-style sysID: LpmP.08.0990): MFVYLSKRIAMPNGVKVTSIAWSEEQGWLACGGEKGLLKVLKVDGGPQGQRSGGLSSSQTLEGHDTTVDLVTWNQQYCKLTSSDVSGRIIVWMLHKGMWFEEMVNNRNTSRVVDFSWNPSGTKICIAYEDGAVIVGGVEGNRYWGRELPYKLAKVCWSADGHFILFGTTEGDVYVHDASSGGQLSQVEIQCKDTDALSPLAGLSWHPAWVERPEPLATLAVCYQHGRIQLMASIGDEAPYVMDSDIPIQFVSWNPHGTVLAVSAVMPTATVDASLVVTQFFSNEGIHLRTLRVAGKQCGGIAWEGGGLRVAIAVDASVYFANVRPEYKYCYFKKTVVFAFTVPDKIEESVMFWNVHTNERRMKSVRGLQYLSAWKDACVLVSCPDAAQQQRMIQLVNAIGSPLETRFVDMELYTYDMNSSVVVCCGDESVYIWQFRDPGTAVDALDPISMQASRAESLERIIHIDDIVRSDTVPTMKARSALTNDLICAVCVSETHMFVSRESGTLHVYQLNPLQLVSKCILPTRAQSMSVNCNSRQLAVIDLGGVTRLYSMEREKFSLVPFKAEPIDGVELKDVWNLRWAVDDPYRFAVMEKTRMLVYNHGVAEEPVQSCANLCRFKSLKIRTLQLDELLLDPERPRKDYVVDFEAQLLREMRAVLRDSTVKEAYEFAELHNNEKLWELLAEHALFQLDFTYAEVGFIHCKDYSAIQFVKRVRNLDDPKKQLAEVNAYYHHFDEAERLYKDVDRKDLALDLRYRLGDWFGVVRLVQEGGGDEALLLQAWENIGDHYADRQKWSKAAQYYTQCRHYRKLARVFYIIEDYEMLTQLISMAEHDKDLMVTLGNMLLTVGLAEEAAKAFVVASEPRMAVNGCVQVNMWDRAIALAEEHRLEDVGQLLEKYAKYLIHRERLTEAVELYRKAGKHDEAATLLAQLGKRAALSDPLKAKKFYVLSALEVQKYRTTAIALNRDGVEVVSELLNKDRSTVSERTLDAAWRGAEAYHFLLMCQQQIADKNFKAALVLAMRLMAYDDLVAPVDSYSLIALTAYLVKNYGLCSKAFARLEQAERNDEAGGSTVAAATTQLESFSLDLDVTQRTMTSTGGGSTGGGISILSGSHGSALSGTTTSLQLTNPGKGVMRMAPLTYPTVSLHDPPRRFADLARQIFMAHPPVDTSVDSVPCPTCSSFNKEWAQRCIKCQQPFNTCMVSGCAIASEDGAWQCSVCHRKALEAVVDKYRNCPLCHTPKKGRTRRGI